From Camelina sativa cultivar DH55 chromosome 20, Cs, whole genome shotgun sequence, the proteins below share one genomic window:
- the LOC104771764 gene encoding uncharacterized protein LOC104771764, with product MDQESSSQCPFVAESMIQKCPFLRNINKPTNLSFTSLSFPFPVQGGSKGPIFEDGPCFDSAFKLFHGKDGLVPLSGHSSFVDDVEQEARPAPLQFNPLAGKVATISLSAFGPGGPFGFGPFSEKWKKQQKKPKPSNNQQSGGDSSKHEAVGDDWLKTGNCPIAKSFRAASKVMPLVAKALKPPAGMKYRCPAPIVAARAALSKTALVKSLRPQPLPEKMLAIALMGMAANVPLGVWREHTKKFSPSWFLAVHAAVPFIAMLRKSVLMPKAAMALTIGASILGQVIGSRAERYRLKAAAVKTVAETASVTTVPGYNQSPSDSGFSGGHCGTREGVKGVYYNVNVGESAKSTGLCY from the exons ATGGATCAAGAATCATCATCACAATGTCCCTTTGTTGCTGAAAGCATGATCCAGAAATGCCCTTTCCTCAGAAACATCAACAAGCCTACCAATTTGTCCTTCACCTCCTTAAGTTTTCCATTTCcg GTGCAAGGAGGTAGTAAAGGTCCGATTTTTGAAGATGGTCCTTGTTTTGATTCAGCGTTCAAGCTCTTCCATGGAAAAGATGGTCTTGTGCCGCTTTCTGGGCATTCGAGTTTCGTGGATGATGTCGAACAAGAGGCTCGTCCTGCTCCTCTGCAATTCAACCCACTTGCGGGGAAGGTAGCTACTATAAGCCTATCAGCTTTTGGTCCTGGAGGGCCTTTTGGCTTTGGTCCTTTCTCTGAGAAATGGAAGAAACAACAGAAGAAACCTAAACCTTCCAATAACCAACAG TCTGGGGGGGACTCGTCGAAACATGAGGCAGTTGGAGACGATTGGTTAAAAACCGGGAATTGTCCTATCGCAAAATCTTTTAGAGCTGCAAGCAAAGTCATGCCTCTTGTAGCGAAAGCATTAAAGCCACCAGCTGGTATGAAATATAGATGTCCAGCTCCTATAGTAGCTGCAAGAGCTGCACTTTCGAAGACTGCTTTGGTTAAAAGTCTTCGTCCTCAGCCTTTACCTGAAAAGATGCTTGCAATCGCTCTCATGGGAATGGCTGCAAATGTGCCTCTTGGTGTATGGAGAGAACACACGAAGAAGTTTTCGCCTTCATGGTTTTTGGCTGTCCATGCTGCTGTGCCTTTTATAGCAATGCTCAGGAAATCTGTGCTGATGCCAAAAGCAGCTATGGCTTTGACCATTGGAGCTTCGATTTTGGGACAGGTGATTGGGTCAAGAGCTGAACGATACCGTCTCAAAGCGGCAGCTGTGAAAACAGTTGCTGAAACGGCTTCTGTTACTACGGTTCCTGGATACAACCAGAGCCCTAGCGACTCAGGCTTTTCTGGGGGACATTGTGGTACAAGAGAGGGAGTGAAAGGGGTTTATTACAATGTAAATGTTGGAGAATCTGCTAAATCAACTGGACTCTGTTATTGA